A stretch of DNA from Anopheles nili chromosome 2, idAnoNiliSN_F5_01, whole genome shotgun sequence:
AGGACAAACACTCTGCACTGTCGACGGCGCAGCTCCAGGATCGTTGGACCGAAGAACATTACTTCGTCATCGGGATGCGCAGTAACGAGCAATGCGCGGGTGCACGGTGGTAGATGGCTTTTGCGCACCAACCAACGGCCAAATCCTGAGAACCCCGTACGACGAAACAGCACCTTGTATAACACGATGCATAGTATACTATAAGCCAGTAGCACTAGGGCGATATGATCCAGTGTTTCGTGTAGGTAAAGTAGAGCGATGTTGTAAAACCCCTCCAAGCCACCGGCGTTTCTTAGCACTTCGTCTTGCTGTCGGTATCCTTCCAACTTTTCGCTGTAGAGCAACGTGGGCAGTGTAGTAGCTGATACCGTGGTGTCGTCGTATTCCGTCGGCACACTGTGAATAATGGCTCCACTTTCGTTCGAGTCGGTTGGGGAAATATGAATCATTTCCTCATCACGTCACATGGACAAACACATCAAccaaaaaattattttttgcgcgcgcggaATTTCTCCCAAACCACTGTACTGTTCCCGGTTACTCTTGGAATGTATGCGATCACAGTTCCATGAGTAGCTTGTACCGCTAGACACCTCAAGAGTGCGATTTACGAATCAAAGCTAGCCGTTATTGTTTGTCTAGCTATGCTTCGTGGGAAAATTACCCACGGTCTCGCGTGACGTTCTATCGTTTTGCTCTGTCGTCCGGTTCCAAAGGCCGCGGAAAACTATTCGAAAAATCTACGGAGATAGTAAATCGAGAAGTAAAAATAGCGCGTGAAGAGGATCCGCAATTTGATGTCTTTTATGGTTACATACTTTTTCGCCGATATGGTGTGATTTGTTTACCTTTTGTTTCAAGAACCAAATTACATGACACACATGTACCGTCAGACAAACACCACGGGGGAACCGCGTTTCTGACAGCTAGCACAAGCAGTTGTCAAGTGCAGTTTTTGACATCCCGAACAAATCGTCTTCGAGAGGTTGCGGAAAATTTGTAGTTGTTGGAAATAGAGATAAAATTGTGAACGAAAATATCCTCCACCATTTATCGGGTACACGCGAAACAACGCCGAACTCCATCAGCACCATGATGCAGCTCGAGGATTTAGCGTACGAGCGTAAACTACGTCCTATCTGGGGTATGTACAATATTGCGGGTGTATCCTCATGTATCAGTAGCGGTCGGCACAGCCTTTTTCGGTTCTTTCGTGCATGACTGTGGCGGACAAAATTGAGCTTTGAACATTGCCGGTCCGAGCCGTAAAGCTTCTCTGTCCCACAAATTCAGCTGTTAAATCAGGAAAGCATGGAaccgaaatcgatcaaaaaCCTAACGATCGGGGAGGTTATCTGATATAACAGATTGAATCGGCCAATACAACCGCTCACCGGCCGGCATTATAATATACTAATGTTCATGCTTAAACTTTGTTCTTTTTATGCTATATAAACGTATGTGAAAATAAACCATTCCACCACGCGGCTAATGCGATTGCTTGTCTATTTTTAGAGTCAATTGAAATAGGGAACTACAAAAAGGCCCTGCAGGATGTCGAAAAGATGCTTAAAAAGAAACCTACCTTACAGTGTGCACGGGCGCTAAAAGCCTGGGCATACCAAAGGCTAGGACGAACGGAGGACAGTGCACCCTTGATTGCAGCTCTCGAAGAGGAGCAACCGATCGAAGCGACCACGCTGCACGCCCTGACGCTGTGCTACAAGGAAACGCATCAGTTGGAAAAAATTTGCACGTTGTTCAGCAATGCCGTCCGGCAAGTTCCTGGTAGTGAGGAGTTGCTGTCGCAGCTGTTTATTGCGTACATGCGCATCGATGACTTCAAGTCGCTGCAGTCGGTGGCGTTGCAACTGTACAAGTTACGACCACGTAATTCATACTACTTCTGGGCCGTGGTGAGCGTGGTGCTGCAAGCACTGCGAGGACCCGAAACGGACAACACGCAAAAGGTCCAATTGTTGTTGGTTCTCGCCCAGCGCATGGTGGACAAATTTATCGCAGAAAACAAGCTGGACGGGGCACAGGAAGCGCAGCTGTATCTGCAGATCCTTCAGGAGCAGCACAAGTATGGTGAGGCGTACGAGTTTCTGCAGGGTGCCTTATGCCAGAAACTATATCCCGGCGCGCCAGTTTACCTCAAAATAGACCTCCTTAAAAAACTTAACAAATGGGGCGAACTAAATCGATTCCTTAAAGAATTGTTATTGCAAGAGTAAGCATTCTGAAGTTTCAATCACTGTAACTGCTGGCAGATGGTACACGATAAACTTAACATTTTACTGTTCTCTTTTTACTAGGCAAGACCGTTGGGATTATTATCAAGATTATATTAACTCCACGTTTGAGCTGATCAAAGCCGGCGATAAGCCAGATGGTGCAGATCACACGGTAGAGATGTGTCATGAGTTTTTGTGCGGCGTAAGTATGAGAAAGATACGGTCACAAAAGACAAAATAGACGAAATATCTTCTCTCGTAGGTTATCGAGGCGCAACCAAAAAAGTTTCGTGGTCCATACCTGGCGCGGTTGGAGCTGAATCGTCGCATGGTAGAGCAACGGTACGCAGAAGATCAGTTGTTTGGTAAAATGGCCGATATGCTAGCAGAGTATTTCGAGCTGTTTGCCGACAAGCCGTGCTGCGCGCTTGATATGAAGCTTTTTCTTGAGTTCGTCAAACCAGCGCAGGAGAAGAGGGCTCTTGCTAGCAAACTCATGAACGGACTTGGTCTCAGCTCAGCAACACTGCCAGCTAGTGTGAGTATCCAAACGATATCAGAAACAGTCGAATGAGTTAagtcaaatttaaatatgcatTTACAGAAGGAACAAATGCAGCGGCACATCTGCACGTTGCAAATAGCACGGTACAGTGGCGCGCACGCCATCGTAAGCGAGGAGCTGCTACACGCAATCTATACCTCTCTCAGTCTGCACTACGAGCACGGGTACAATGCGTATGGGCAAGGGCTGCTCGTGACGGACATGGGACCATCGGACGCGTACGCGCTACTAGCCGGTAAGGATAGAACGATCAGATAGTGTCGCCTCAGTTAGAGGAAGTTTAATCAgcgtttgccgtttgctttGTACTATTTTAGCTCAGATTATGTACGAACGTGCATGGCGATTGCAACGCTCTGAGCCAGCCATCGAAGCCTTGTGCCTGCTAAACCACCTGCTCGCGAACAGCGTGAACAACTTCCACGCAAAGCTGCTTGCGTTACAATTGTATAACCGATTAGGTTTAACACAGGCAGCCCACGCCGTATATGAGGCGCTGGACATCAAGCACATTCAGCTAGACTCGCTTGGATATTTGCACTGCGCCCAACTGGCAAACAGTGGGTTTCCGGCGCTTGCAAAAACGACATACGAATATacgctttattttttccttaacGATAACGATGCCAATTCGGAATTTCCGAAGGCAGTGTATAATTTCGGCACGTTCTCGAAGCTTGTGGAAATCATCGATTTTCGAAGCAAGCTCGCCAACAGCTACCACTTTATGCTCGTGTCCGTTGAAACGTTGCTACTGATGGTGGTAAGTTTCGGGGGCATTTTACCGCAGCTGCTGGCGGCGTATCGGCAGACACGCCCTAAACCACACGAAGATCGGATTCGCTGGGACAAACTGCACGATAATCGCGACCTCACAATTTTCGTAAGCTGGGATCCACCGGAGGAAGACAGTGACGAGCAAACCATGCTCGAAAATGGCAACAGCAACGAAACGGTGATCCCGGTTACCTCGAAACCTGTCGGCGCTTCACTCGAGGAACGCCGGGAAGCGGTGCGCAAGCTTAGCTACGAACAGGACTGCGATTTGCTCAGGCTGCGCTCGGGCCTTTCGAGAATGATATTTGGTTTGGTGGAGCTGTACCTTAACCGGACGACAATAGAGTACACTGTGACAGAGCAGCTGCTCGATGAGTGGATCGAGGTAACGGCAGACATTCGTCGCAAACGGCACACCCCAATTAGTGGTCGGTATCTAGTCAACTTGCTGCCTTCGCGGTTGCACCTCTATCTGCACCTACCGTACGAGACTGTTTTTACGCATTTGGCCCACTTTGCCCTTGGTCTGTGGAAGGGCCACGGACTCGATCAGCTAACGGATGCGTCAGAACTCTGCTTTAACGACGTCACGGCCGTGTTTGAAATGCTGAAGCAAACTATCGACAGCTACCACGAGTCAGTTGATTTGCTCTGGAActggaaaaaaacgcacgagcTTGTGAACGGGTGTATTGAGGTAGGAGGATAGTCTTCAGGTCAACGTTGTCAGACATTCATACCACCTTTCACGCTTTTCTAGATGATCTCACTGATGGTTTTTATGATGGCGGTGTGCTACGACAAGTTTCTGCACGCGCCAGCCTCGCAAACACAGGCTAGCGTTGggaagaaatcgaaaaaacaGTCCACTGAAAGCAGTGCACCAGCGTCGAATGAATCCTCGAAGGATTTCGTCCCGGAACGGGAACGTCTCGTGCTTGTGACGAAGGTACTGCGGGAGCTGAAGCAAAGAATCAACGAAGCGGACCTGGTGTTGGGTAAGTGTAATAAAAACGCATAGTCTTCTCTGCGATATTTTTGGTTTAATTCGTTTTGCGTTCCTTATTTGTAGCCTCCTGGAAGCTACCCATCGTGCAGGACTCACTTTCGGCGGCCATGGAACGAATGTCTCTGAATCCCAAGTGCGCAACGACCGTGCAGTCGGCGGTTGCAGATGATGTGTTGACGGAAGTTAAAGAGCTACGGAAGCTGCTCAAGGATAAGCTGAAGCTAATGAGTAAAGCGATTTAAGACCGGGTCGCCCGTGTCGCGTTCCTAACCAAACTCTAGCCCACGATAATCCGATCATCTTAGGTAAAACgtgctgccgctgttgtccCATTGCATTGCGCCTTTCTCATGAAAACATCGCGTTGATATaggtactttttttctttactgtTGAACCGTATTAGTTAAGCCCACTGTCATCACTGTGTATAGACCCTGAAGTTGTGCGGAGGAAAATTCACCCCCCAGTACATCGATATTAAATTAGGTACGTTGTTTAATCGGTACCATCGCTACAATACACACTTTTTTAATAACATGGAGCATTCAAGGAATAGAAAATAGTTGGGGAAAATTGCCCTTTTCTTATCAAAGGGTGATTtagaaaaaaagctgaaatgaAATAAGACAGAAGGAGAAGTGGGCTGGGTGATTGTACGCAGGCCGTTATTCAACAATTAGTTCGGCTTTTGTTATCATGGTACCAGCAGAAAAGTAGGTGTTTTATGATCGCCAGTTTACcggctttgtttgctttggaGTGGAACAAGATTCTACCGTTTTACAGAAGCAGATAAGCACATCTGGCAGACTTCGTGACACCTCGGTTGATAGGCGAGTACGTACGAAAGTTcgtacaaaaaatcacactttAGATCCATTACAAGTTTGAAATTTTTACAAATGTTGCTGAACAAAGAAACGGCGCTTTGGTAACGTGGCATTCGAACTTCTGCCAGTGCAATTGTACAGTAGAGCAgtcggtggttggttttgatCATTGGCAAAAGGTTTTTGCAGGAGGCGTCAACTGAAGCAGTAGAATCAAAATGGTTTTGCAGCCGTTACGGATGTACATCCATTATAGGACTTCCACTTGAGAGGAAGCATGGACGAGAGCAAGTAgttgagagaaaaatcaattcgaCAATTTAATAAAAGATGGATAATTTCACTGGCAACTAGCATTTGTCTTGCAAGTGTACTTTTGCATACAAACTCCGAAAGTAACATGTCACTGTTCAACAGCACAGATTTGAATCACTATCAATTCTTTCCACGTGTAGATCGAAAAATGGTAGCCTGAGAGATCAATCCtgcagatttttttattataatttccTTCGATcagaaaacaaaccgaactcGAACAGGATGCATAACGGCATCGATTCGTccgtttaaaaaaaaggcagctgCCGCCGCTTTGCTTTGTTACGCAGACGTGCATTACGTGCAATAAATATACGAGAAATGGATAATATGGAAAATTATACTAGTGCTTACTCTTTAACAAATTcataacgttttttttaccgTACCGTTTACAACACATGTTCGACGAACAGCGATTGCACATTACTGAATAGTGAATTATTAGTACAATATAATGAGCTATCTGTCTATCATTCGAATTTTCAATTCGAACACTAGTTTTAACTAACACATTGGAAGGCGATACTAAAGAAAACGATTGCATGACAAATGGTAAATTATGTTAGACATACTAAAATCTATTTGAATTTACGTTGTTTTGCTTATACATGCTGCAAACACGTTGTACAAACACTCAGAGGAAAGAAAGGCACCATTGAAATTGTTTGCTAGTTTGCTTCGATTCGGATATTTCGATCCCCGTAATGGGTGGGAGGAAGGGATTGTGGGGTTATCCCCATATATTGCATTGCTTTACAGCATTTCTAACGACCTTGTGCGAATTCCTAAACATGAGAAATGAGAACATAAAAGTGAACATTTAACGGTGCGCCCGACCTCTTGCGATTATCACTCTCGGTCTGTTAGTTTTAAACATTAATTGTTCGATTTTCGAGATGGCGTTGAAAATTAGGGATTTACTGATACGATATAAATTCTAAACATTTCCCTAAATTTGGGACTCTTTTCATACGTCACAACTCTTATGTGGGCGTGCTcatgtgaaaatgaaattttacatTTATGCAAAACTTGCGAACGTGGAAAGTTTCGATCTTCGCGTTTCTTCGTTTCTCTCGTGGAATGAAACAAGAAAGATGATGAACCCCGGAACGATGCATCACTTGATTCCCGAATAAGCCTCTGTCAATTTCGATCCAGACGTACAGGAAATCGAATGGAATTTTCGATCGATTACTATCATCGTGCTAACTAGTGTCTAACATGAGCTGGATTGTTCCATTTTAATAGATATAAAATTGTACTATAAATCTGCGTCGTAACGAGTGTGCAGGTATGCTTCGATCTCTGATTTCGTAGTTTTTAGCGTATAAGGTACGGTTACACACTGCTTCACTACTTTCGAGTGAAATCCTCATGTCAAGTGACCGTTTGGCTCAAACGGATCGGTAATAGTGCGATGTCCTTTTGTGAGGGATGATACAATTTATAAGGGGAGAGTTTAAAGATAATTTTGCTACTTTGGCTTTAATAATGTTGAATGTTATATAACATTTTAGCCAATTACttgtgtttttggttttcaaGCGATTTCCTATACAAAATATTAGAATGATTCCGAGACAAATGTTTCTTTCTAAATCTTAAATGTTTCATAGTTGCTTGAGCGACGTGCGCTTTGTAATTATAACGCCCTCTATTGCACAGATGGGATGAATGGAAGTTGATCTCTATCTCTAGAAATGACAGGTATACTTTACTCACTACCTGCAAACGTTTTCGTTTGATGGATAAGTGGAAGCTCATCCCCTAGGACTAGCTCGGAGCCCTGACTGTTCAGGGTGCGGCGAACTATGAGCTCCTTCCCGGACCGCCACTGGACGATCCGCCACTACCGTTCTGATTCTGAGCCGACTTTTGCTGCTCTAGCTTCGTCTTCCGATGCAGCATTTCCTGCTTCTTGTGCTCCCGATGGAAATCTTCGATCGTGATGTTCAGCCGGAAGATGTGGTGCATGATGAAGTCTTCCTCGAGGAATTTCTTCGGTGGAGAACGAAGAACGGCCAACGTTTCACACAACCCATTACACTGTGAACGCACCTTAGACGGTCCCAGTGAGGCCCCGATGATGACGAGTGCTACCTTGAAGAATATCCGAACACCCTCACACAGGAAGCAATCCC
This window harbors:
- the LOC128731132 gene encoding phagocyte signaling-impaired protein, encoding MQLEDLAYERKLRPIWESIEIGNYKKALQDVEKMLKKKPTLQCARALKAWAYQRLGRTEDSAPLIAALEEEQPIEATTLHALTLCYKETHQLEKICTLFSNAVRQVPGSEELLSQLFIAYMRIDDFKSLQSVALQLYKLRPRNSYYFWAVVSVVLQALRGPETDNTQKVQLLLVLAQRMVDKFIAENKLDGAQEAQLYLQILQEQHKYGEAYEFLQGALCQKLYPGAPVYLKIDLLKKLNKWGELNRFLKELLLQEQDRWDYYQDYINSTFELIKAGDKPDGADHTVEMCHEFLCGVIEAQPKKFRGPYLARLELNRRMVEQRYAEDQLFGKMADMLAEYFELFADKPCCALDMKLFLEFVKPAQEKRALASKLMNGLGLSSATLPASKEQMQRHICTLQIARYSGAHAIVSEELLHAIYTSLSLHYEHGYNAYGQGLLVTDMGPSDAYALLAAQIMYERAWRLQRSEPAIEALCLLNHLLANSVNNFHAKLLALQLYNRLGLTQAAHAVYEALDIKHIQLDSLGYLHCAQLANSGFPALAKTTYEYTLYFFLNDNDANSEFPKAVYNFGTFSKLVEIIDFRSKLANSYHFMLVSVETLLLMVVSFGGILPQLLAAYRQTRPKPHEDRIRWDKLHDNRDLTIFVSWDPPEEDSDEQTMLENGNSNETVIPVTSKPVGASLEERREAVRKLSYEQDCDLLRLRSGLSRMIFGLVELYLNRTTIEYTVTEQLLDEWIEVTADIRRKRHTPISGRYLVNLLPSRLHLYLHLPYETVFTHLAHFALGLWKGHGLDQLTDASELCFNDVTAVFEMLKQTIDSYHESVDLLWNWKKTHELVNGCIEMISLMVFMMAVCYDKFLHAPASQTQASVGKKSKKQSTESSAPASNESSKDFVPERERLVLVTKVLRELKQRINEADLVLASWKLPIVQDSLSAAMERMSLNPKCATTVQSAVADDVLTEVKELRKLLKDKLKLMSKAI